One window of Papaver somniferum cultivar HN1 chromosome 9, ASM357369v1, whole genome shotgun sequence genomic DNA carries:
- the LOC113312444 gene encoding F-box/kelch-repeat protein At3g06240-like — protein sequence MNFLDPNSLSLYFSSSSTCEIVKVVPICFSFISLDYTIDIVGTCDGLVCLSMTGCGNWDVIFLWNPSTREYKRLPSSSTRALKPYANKYGFGYDCSIDDYKLVKVVIFDKSSNHSKVEVYSLNSNSWRTIDIIPWFIDNMKTGVFDDGALYWSVVHLPDENDLIIRFDFSNETFKEIPLPPTEYKNL from the coding sequence ATGAACTTTCTAGACCCCAATTCATTAtctttatatttttcatcatCGTCAACATGTGAAATTGTTAAAGTTGTTCCAATATGTTTCTCATTTATTTCTCTGGATTATACAATTGATATTGTGGGTACTTGTGATGGTTTGGTTTGTTTGAGTATGACCGGTTGTGGTAATTGGGATGTCATTTTTCTTTGGAATCCCTCTACTAGAGAGTATAAGAGATTACCTTCATCTTCAACTCGAGCTTTAAAGCCTTATGCTAACAAATATGGGTTTGGTTATGATTGCTCTATTGATGATTACAAGTTAGTAAAAGTTGTGATCTTTGATAAATCTTCTAACCATTCTAAAGTTGAAGTGTATTCATTAAATTCAAACTCATGGAGAACCATTGATATTATACCATGGTTCATTGATAATATGAAAACTGGGGTGTTTGATGATGGAGCTCTTTATTGGTCAGTCGTTCACCTACCTGATGAAAATGATCTTATCATTCGCTTCGATTTTTCCAATGAAACTTTCAAAGAGATTCCTCTACCGCCGACGGAATATAAGAACCTTTGA